A single genomic interval of Bradyrhizobium sp. AZCC 1693 harbors:
- a CDS encoding HlyD family secretion protein, which produces MKLARILIGIVLLAGGLYILIGEHFAGTSADANVNARIYVIRAPIEGNVTLAVKSIGARLNAGELVADVSDDRFDNARLLELERNRDNQQIELTRIAAQRMAVSESRIGFSAQATDYQHGRTRQIEARLAENKAAQDAASARLRAADAAFRRANELSNRGVETAASFDRARAAFDVAQQDLESARQRNVYLETELASARSGVFIGESYNDAPSSSQRIRELDLRLAELSVDEQQVKARIAQYERQVDAERVRVNRLTSATLKAGVPGVAWDFLVDDGEFARRGQDLMKLVDCSNVIVTASVTESLYDSLTIGAPVQFRLFGDRRIFDGTIIRLGGSGASLLYTNLAVGPSAQHLQRFDVTATVPELAREPDLACAIGRTGRVIFSGGPIARLRRLLTRYGY; this is translated from the coding sequence ATGAAGCTTGCTCGCATCCTTATCGGCATCGTTCTGTTGGCTGGCGGGCTCTATATCCTGATCGGCGAGCACTTTGCAGGAACGTCGGCCGACGCCAATGTCAATGCTCGCATCTATGTGATCCGCGCGCCAATCGAAGGCAACGTCACGCTCGCGGTCAAAAGCATCGGCGCACGGCTGAACGCTGGCGAACTCGTCGCCGATGTTTCGGATGACAGGTTCGATAACGCGCGCCTCTTGGAACTTGAGCGAAATCGCGACAATCAGCAGATCGAGCTTACGCGTATTGCAGCTCAGCGCATGGCGGTTTCGGAGTCGAGAATTGGGTTTTCAGCCCAGGCCACTGACTATCAGCATGGCCGGACTCGGCAAATCGAAGCCCGTCTCGCGGAAAACAAGGCCGCACAGGATGCAGCTTCGGCTCGGCTGCGCGCAGCGGATGCCGCCTTCAGACGGGCCAATGAGCTCAGCAACCGCGGCGTTGAGACGGCGGCCAGTTTCGACCGGGCGCGCGCGGCGTTCGATGTCGCCCAACAGGATCTGGAAAGCGCGCGGCAGCGCAACGTCTATCTTGAGACGGAACTTGCGTCCGCTCGCAGCGGCGTCTTCATCGGTGAATCCTATAACGACGCCCCATCCTCTTCACAGCGGATCCGCGAGCTCGACCTGCGTCTTGCCGAATTGTCAGTCGATGAGCAGCAGGTCAAGGCGCGGATCGCCCAGTATGAGCGTCAGGTCGACGCCGAGCGCGTTCGCGTCAATCGTCTGACATCCGCCACGCTGAAGGCGGGGGTGCCCGGCGTGGCATGGGATTTTCTGGTCGATGACGGGGAATTTGCCCGCCGCGGCCAGGATCTGATGAAGCTTGTCGATTGCAGCAACGTGATCGTGACCGCAAGCGTCACGGAGTCGCTTTACGACAGCCTGACGATCGGCGCGCCGGTGCAGTTCCGGCTGTTCGGCGACCGCCGGATCTTTGACGGGACAATAATCCGTCTGGGCGGATCGGGCGCATCGCTGCTCTATACGAATCTTGCGGTGGGTCCGAGCGCCCAGCACCTGCAGCGCTTCGACGTCACCGCAACGGTGCCTGAACTTGCCCGGGAACCGGACCTCGCATGTGCGATCGGCCGGACAGGCCGTGTCATCTTCTCCGGTGGCCCAATCGCCAGGCTGCGTCGTCTCCTCACACGGTATGGCTACTGA
- a CDS encoding glycosyltransferase family 2 protein, which yields MGLRLTVLPLLSPKNWYWRALLLGGTSFLSWRYMVWRFSATVAPLAWTADALFSWSFAILEALTVLSSSIAFFILSRVKERSTEADAHAAWWSPGAPPRVDIFITTYNEQLEVLDRTIIGAKAGIFPNLNVFVLDDGRREWLKDACERHGVGYIVRADNAHAKAGNINNALARRAKDPDRPDFVVVLDADFVPHVDFVDRTLALFHDPAVGLVQTPQHFFNPDPIQHNLGISSAYPDEQRHFFDNVEPARDAWGIAICCGTSSMVRVSAVEAIGGLPTESVTEDFLLTLRLAEHGWQTVYLNEPLTEGLAPEGLREYIVQRGRWCLGMMQIVGNVYSPIGSHGLGLIHRIGVFDALLYWTTTFPFRLISLICPLLYWWAGITVVNASIFDITKYYVPYYVAVMATLNWLSKGLFIPILNDVAQLVAAWPVCRAAALGLFRRGPHRFSVTAKGGDRTKVIVQWLIMRPFLILFGLTIGGLIVSLESDFIFNTASTAGDGIAIVMFWTVYNVLVLLVAIAACIERPRYNWPLRQIVEPITLVIGTEDHRGWLIHLGPEHARISGPSGLARGDAGTIHIPAIGDIEARVVAPTRDGYSLRFAPTPQQRDQIIAKLHTAPAVPGTDRGSISLMIRELARAITR from the coding sequence GTGGGGCTCCGCCTTACGGTTCTGCCGCTGCTCAGCCCGAAAAACTGGTACTGGCGCGCACTTCTGCTCGGCGGAACGAGTTTTTTGTCCTGGCGCTACATGGTCTGGCGCTTCAGCGCTACCGTCGCGCCACTCGCTTGGACGGCCGACGCCCTTTTTAGTTGGAGCTTCGCCATCCTGGAGGCACTGACCGTTCTCTCGTCATCGATTGCGTTCTTCATCCTGTCGCGCGTCAAGGAGCGGAGCACCGAAGCCGACGCACATGCCGCGTGGTGGTCGCCCGGAGCGCCGCCGCGCGTCGACATTTTCATTACGACCTATAACGAACAGCTCGAGGTGCTCGATCGGACGATCATCGGCGCGAAGGCGGGCATTTTTCCGAACCTGAACGTGTTCGTTCTCGACGACGGCCGCAGGGAATGGCTGAAGGACGCCTGCGAGCGGCATGGCGTCGGCTATATCGTGCGGGCCGACAACGCGCACGCCAAGGCCGGCAACATCAACAATGCGCTGGCAAGGCGCGCAAAGGATCCGGACCGTCCGGATTTCGTCGTTGTTCTCGATGCTGACTTCGTCCCGCATGTCGATTTTGTCGACCGGACGCTGGCACTGTTTCACGACCCGGCGGTCGGCCTGGTGCAAACGCCTCAGCATTTCTTCAATCCGGATCCGATCCAGCACAATCTCGGCATCAGCTCCGCTTATCCGGACGAACAGCGCCACTTCTTCGATAATGTCGAGCCCGCGCGGGATGCGTGGGGGATCGCCATCTGCTGCGGCACGTCATCCATGGTTAGGGTGAGTGCGGTCGAGGCGATCGGCGGACTTCCAACCGAAAGCGTGACCGAGGACTTCCTGCTCACCCTGCGGCTCGCGGAACACGGGTGGCAAACGGTCTATCTCAATGAGCCGCTGACGGAGGGCCTTGCTCCTGAAGGTCTCCGGGAATACATCGTGCAGCGCGGCCGTTGGTGCCTCGGCATGATGCAGATCGTTGGCAACGTGTACAGCCCGATCGGCAGCCACGGCCTGGGTCTGATCCATCGGATCGGCGTTTTCGACGCTCTGCTCTACTGGACGACGACATTTCCGTTCCGGCTTATCAGCCTGATCTGCCCACTGCTCTACTGGTGGGCCGGCATTACCGTGGTGAACGCCTCGATCTTCGACATCACCAAGTATTACGTTCCATATTATGTGGCGGTGATGGCAACGCTGAACTGGCTTTCCAAGGGCCTGTTCATTCCCATCCTGAATGACGTCGCACAACTCGTTGCTGCATGGCCGGTGTGCCGTGCCGCAGCGCTTGGTCTTTTCAGGAGGGGACCTCACAGATTCTCGGTGACCGCAAAGGGCGGCGACCGGACGAAGGTTATCGTCCAGTGGCTGATCATGCGACCGTTTCTGATCCTGTTCGGCCTGACGATCGGCGGGCTCATCGTGTCGCTGGAGTCCGATTTCATTTTCAACACGGCATCGACCGCGGGCGACGGCATCGCGATCGTCATGTTCTGGACGGTCTACAACGTACTGGTTCTGCTGGTGGCGATTGCGGCCTGCATCGAACGGCCGCGCTACAATTGGCCGCTACGCCAGATCGTCGAACCGATCACGCTTGTGATCGGAACCGAAGATCACCGCGGCTGGCTCATCCATCTCGGTCCCGAGCACGCTCGCATCAGCGGTCCATCCGGCCTTGCGCGCGGAGATGCGGGCACGATTCACATTCCGGCGATCGGCGATATCGAAGCGCGCGTGGTCGCGCCAACACGCGATGGTTACAGTCTCAGGTTCGCGCCCACGCCGCAGCAGCGCGACCAGATCATCGCGAAACTTCACACCGCCCCCGCAGTCCCCGGTACCGATAGAGGCAGTATCAGCCTCATGATCCGCGAGCTCGCACGGGCTATAACACGTTGA
- a CDS encoding cache domain-containing protein encodes MASRRFGLRTLVFLGGAILMLIPAVVTANLYIGVLHQRAEQLLVEKLTIRGELSAGLLARRLYALWMDVAKLATTIDTADLPAARDQIQFLSRLDSRYSWLGLADVNGKVLTAKGGMLEGESVAQRPWFRRGLVAPTAIDVHEAQLLARLMPAAPEPYRFIDMAAPLRHNGSTVAGVIGAHINWSWVAEGLAGLQASGIDLLLLSRERVVLFGPPDLINKPLNIGSAQAANRVTSAVLDERWPNGKDYITVTVPAVGYADLPSFGWSLLIRQNLDEALAPTRELIRSFWITLGSGAFVALVLLYIAAKWVTTPLLRLCGFAESIVQAPNSKAPYQETRFDEAARLSDALVRLQSKLMRM; translated from the coding sequence ATGGCAAGCAGACGGTTTGGCCTGCGTACGCTGGTCTTCCTCGGGGGCGCGATATTGATGCTGATACCCGCAGTGGTGACTGCAAACCTCTATATCGGGGTCCTGCACCAACGCGCCGAGCAGCTTCTGGTCGAAAAACTGACGATCCGCGGCGAACTCAGCGCCGGCCTGCTGGCGCGCCGCCTCTACGCACTTTGGATGGACGTGGCCAAGCTCGCAACCACCATCGATACAGCCGATCTGCCTGCGGCGCGTGACCAGATCCAGTTCCTGAGCCGGCTGGACAGCCGCTATTCCTGGCTCGGCCTGGCAGACGTCAATGGCAAGGTGCTGACGGCCAAGGGCGGAATGCTGGAAGGCGAAAGCGTCGCGCAGCGTCCTTGGTTCCGGCGCGGCCTCGTGGCGCCGACTGCGATCGACGTTCACGAAGCCCAGCTCCTCGCGCGCCTGATGCCGGCAGCCCCCGAGCCTTATCGCTTCATCGATATGGCCGCGCCATTGCGGCACAACGGATCCACGGTGGCCGGCGTCATCGGCGCGCACATAAACTGGAGCTGGGTCGCGGAGGGCCTGGCGGGTCTGCAGGCATCCGGCATCGACCTGCTACTGCTGTCGCGCGAGCGGGTTGTGCTGTTCGGGCCGCCCGATCTTATCAATAAACCTCTGAACATCGGTTCCGCACAGGCGGCAAATCGCGTGACGTCGGCGGTTCTCGACGAGCGTTGGCCTAACGGCAAGGACTACATCACAGTCACCGTCCCCGCCGTCGGCTATGCCGACCTTCCGAGCTTCGGCTGGTCGCTGCTGATCAGGCAGAACCTGGACGAGGCGTTGGCTCCGACGCGGGAATTGATCCGGTCATTCTGGATCACGCTGGGCTCGGGAGCGTTTGTGGCGCTTGTGCTTTTGTATATCGCCGCCAAATGGGTGACCACGCCGCTGCTCCGGCTTTGCGGCTTCGCGGAAAGCATCGTGCAGGCCCCCAACTCCAAGGCGCCTTACCAGGAAACGCGTTTCGACGAAGCCGCAAGGCTGAGCGACGCTCTGGTCAGGCTACAATCGAAGTTAATGCGAATGTAG